The genomic window GACAGTTTGGCCTGGTCATCCAATGGAGTTTCCCATACCATCACGGATTGTTGAGCCAATTACTGATCAGATATTGGAACCGAAAATCCAAGGTGATGATTCTAACCCTACTTCAGCTTCAATGCTGCCGGTAGATTTTGAGACTATTGGAGAAGCTAAGGAAGAAGTCAACATTTCAGCATCTGAAGCAATAAATAGTTCTAATGAAGTATCTAGAGCTGGGTTGGAAAGCCTGCAGGAAAATGGTCACTTGAACCATTGTCTAGACAACTCTGGAAATAAACCGAGCCAATACAACAGCCCAAACAAAAATGCTGGAGGCAGTGTTGAAAGGAAGAGTGATGATGAGAAAACCTTCAGCATTTTAGTAAGAGGTAGAAGGAACCGAAAGCAGACGTTGAGAATGCCAATCAGTTTACTTAGTCGACCATATGGCTCGCAGTCTTTTAAACTTATATACAATAGAGTTATCAGAGGGAGTGAAGTTCCAAAAAATACTGGCCTTTATTTGAGTGATAATTGTACAGCTAGTGCCACAGCCACATAGCTAAAAGCCCTTTTTTTCCTTGCTGATTTTACCGTAGCAAGATTGTCAGAACAGGGTAGAGAACACAAATTTTGATCAGTCCTACGAGAGGCGAAGAGAATTCTTTCTGGCTTTATGGTAACAGACTGCTTTATCCATTGGATTTGTGATCTAAAATGCAGGTTGGTTTTATTTAACTGAGGCCAATTATGTCTTTTGCTTTCCATTCACAAAGAGGTGTATATGCATCACATGCCATgtttcactatcttcatttttttGGTACTTCTATTTCACAAATAATAGTTAGGTCATCATAGCCCTTTTAAGCTCTTTAGAAACTAGGAACACTCTTAAAATCATATAGATGCAGAAAAAATTTCTCTTTCCCTTTGAACTATCATATTAATTATAACAAAACATTTTTCAGGTATTTTATTTGCTTCGTACTAGATTCAGCTATAAGTATGAACAAGGACAAGTGCGGCTTTTCAAATCAGGTAATCATGACTTAACAGTTTTTATGTGTTTTTATCTTTGATGTAGTTTCCATTGGTAATTGTTAATCATTCATTAATTCAGAAAATGACCCTTTGTGGCTGTAACATATAAAAATGAACCGCTAATGAGTTGGCTTGTTGGTTAAGGCAGAGGTCTTGGGTCCTTGAGTACTTAGATTCGAGTTTCATCATCCATAATTGTGATGTGTGGGTCTCAATCCCACTAGATGTGTATGCCATGTGTGggttttgtctcttttttttcaaattggtccGGTTCTGTTTGATTCTTTGTCTGCTATGATTTTGTATTGGTTGGATTCTATATTATAGTTGGTCGGACATAAATTTGTAcctgtatttatttttgaatttgctGTTATTATctcttattttgaattttattgttTGTTAGTGTTTTAAAATAATTCCCCTAGGATTATCCCTTGGCTTCCTCCGTGTACAAATAGGCTTTTTGCCATGTATAACTGGTGTGTTTTTTATGTGCTCATATGACATTTTGGTTTTCTCCTGCAGGTTCAAATGGTAATAACTATTGGGGATTTAAAGCAGTTGTTAAGGTGACAATTTTGGTCTATACTTTAGTtagaacaatttttttaaatcatagaATTTTAAACACTGATTTCACCTTTTCGATCTTCAATAGAAATGACATTGATAGTTGGTTTTATTCAATTGTATATGACTTGAGTTTTGCCTTTTGCTTTATCCGCATCGTTGTATTGCTCAAATTAGCTTAGTTGCTCCGGTTTATAATGATTGCAAATGAAAAAATAGCTTTTGCATCTCCTGTTGTCCCAACTGGCAAGGTACTCTCATTTTTTTGTGGTCACATCGCCCCAGTGTCGTGCTTATAAGTTAGTATTGTCTTCTTTAGATATCCACTGGCTCCTCAAAGCTTTGTCACCCGAAGATATGCCTCCCCAGATTGAAACTCAGGACCTTGTTGCAACCATGGAAGGCTCACCTTCAGCTGATTTTTTGAGGAGTTGGTTGGAATACAAAAGGGACTATACCGGCTTATAGGCACGACGCCAGTGCAATGCAGCACAAGAAAATGAGAGCATCTTGCAGGTCAGCGGGCCTTGACGCCTGCAGTTCCATATCCTTTTCTTATGGAATGTTGATGGGAGGTTGGTCTCGGATCCTCAAACAGTGGAAGTATTGTGCCCAGGATGTCTATGCTCGGTTTTTGCCTTGAGTTGTCTCCCAACCCCGAAGAGAGCCCCATGGGTTCATAGAGTTTGAGGAGCGCCTCGCCACCAATGATATGTGAGCATTTGGCCTTGGTGGGGTTTGAATCCATGCCCTATATGACATTAGTGGGTAAGAACACTACCACTTGGCTAGGCGCTCCCCAAACTCCATAAACTCGTTGAGCCCTCCTCGGAGTCAGGAGACAAAATTTGGGGTTAAAACTGAATATAGACACCCGGAGCACAATAGCTCCACTCTTGAGGGTCCAAGACCAACTTCCCTTTAACATGGATAAAAATCAAAACCAAATCGCTTCGAGTTTTGACATAGTAATAGTATACTACCAAGTGATAAACAATGGACATGAAAAAATAGTCATGCTTTGAAAAAAGTAGGTATGTTTACAATTACGCTTTGACAGAGAAAAAAATTGAGCCATTCTGTCtcaggaaaaaaaaaactgaaattggAATTCTTCAACTTTGACAAACAAATATGAAGCTAATTTAATCACTTTTTGACACGATCAAAACTCACACATGAAAATAGGTTTCAGTTCAGGGGTTAAATTCAAACCATGTAGGATTGTGGGGTCCCTTTTGAACAACGGTGTTTAGCCATCATTACCAAAACCCCCTTTGATCCATCGAAAAATATCaacaaattttcttcttttttttttgaacatgaGTTACTAAATTGTATTCATTTGGAAGTTTGAAGGCAGATTGGACTTGTCTCTTCTTCTCCTCATACAGGAGAATGTTTCTAAAACAATAACTACAAGTAGAGTTATGGCAAGAAGGAACCCATAGCCAATCTTCCAGTCATCCCCTGCGCCAGCGTATTGAATTCCCAGTACGATGTTTAAAGATCCGAAGAAAAGGGCCATCCGTCCGAACCAAAGGTGGTACCTGTTCCAATATCGACGGTACTTTGAATCTTTATTCGGCCGTAGGAAAAACGCCATTACCTGGAATCATATTTGTCACATTTCATCAATATAAAAGAAGTATATCAGAGATGATTAATTGATAATCATGCATCGCAAACCTGAAGAATGCTAAGCACAAGAACAAAGATTCCTATGCCTCTATGTGCCGGGATATCGGCATTCATGCTTTGGTAAAGTTGTATACCGAGGAGTACGGATGCAAGTCCTAGGATGAACCCCAGGAATTGGATCACAGCATGAAGGTAATACCAGAGTGGATCTTTGTGCTTTAAGTATCTCGGGACGATTGCACCCGCTGGGAGAATTAAACCCCATGCCATTAAACCCAATATGCCGTGGTTTTTCCTCTGGCTTGTGTCAATGTTTAAAACAGATGCTGCAAATAGGGTTGATCCATGGTTATATCATGCTGCTTTTGAAAGAATGATAAGAACTAATAAGAGTTAGTATATGTACCTTGAGAGAAGTCGAACCAAACAGCGGTCTTATCGTCGTGTTTAGTTAAGTGGTGAAAACCAGTAGGGTACCTTGTTCCAAAAGCTAATAAAATCGGTTGTCGGCCAAGACGATGTTCGAACTTGGCTTGAAATGCCAAGTAAATCATTGCCCCATGAAGGGAAACAACCGGTGGAATACCGTTAAGTGGCAATTCACCTTTATCTGGTATGACTTGTGATGCATGGGCACCCTGCAAGTAATACTGCTTGATCCTTGCATGACCTTTTCTATTAAACCATCCCACCATGGCACTAGATCCAAGCATCATCCCGTTCCTCGAAAAACCGATCCCAACCCATCCTGTCGTGTAGACCGCCGATAATATGATTGTCATTACATTATCTTCCCTCTGATTGTACTGCATACACAGTAAGCAATGGTATAAGCTTAGTAAATGATTGGCTAATGGCTAATAAGTTGAAAGAAAAACAACTTACCCTCAAAACAAAGGTATTCCATATAGGTGAACACACCATTTTGGCAGTGGACATATTACCATAAGGTGGTCCAAGGAAACTTAGATCAGTACCACAAAGCTCAGATCTCCCATCTTCACCAGTACCGGCCGTAGTGATTGAACCATTGGTAAGAGGTTCATTCGTATCATGTTCAACCCGAACCTCCTCAAAACCGGCAACCACAAAATCTTTATGTACCATACAAAGAAGGCAAAACCCAACAAGGATCTTGGTAAAGGAAACAAAAAAACTTGGAATTGCCATTGAGATACAAGTGATCAAAGTGGTCTCAATTGACAATgtgaagaacaagaagaaaaagtGTGAAGGTGAAGTTGTGCATAGTGGTTAAGATGTTTTTTTAAGTTTCTTTGAACTTAAGGTTGCAATTATATGGTTGTTGCTGGTGATGGTTGTTGTTGGTAATCATCATTCCCACCAGCAAACTCATAAACAAataagcttcttttttttttgtctttgtcttgaaatattttttttatgcaaATGTATTGAAGTATTTAGGTGGATTTAGATGGGTGTAATTTTAGCAACAAAGGGTTGGATGAAATGAAGTTGTTTTAAGGTAAACTGGTAAAATCTTAATAGGACTATTGTTCTAAAGCCAATTTGCCTTCTAAAGTAAGCACTACCTTCCTAAACGTTGATATGCtaactaataataaatatattaaaaaaaaacccataaagtggaaatctaattcaattttctgTAAAATTAAACTATCATAACCCTCACGATTTAAGTAAAAGAACTTATGTaacaaatttataatatatatatacatatacatatacatattgaTACAAGATTTAGTTGGTAGCTGAGTTGATCGGTTTAtctttttcttaatataagtgGATAGAGTATGAAGAAAAAAGAATTTTTCGTGAAGAAAGAGATGTGATAAAAAAGTGAAGAGTTTTGAGAGAGCAAACCCACCTTAAAAAGGTCCTTAGAAGGGTATATAAAGTGACTTTTTTTTAGCCGAATTTTGAATCATCAGAGTAGATTAGATTTTGGATCGGGTGATATATTCTATAATAattctataataatatatatataaataatatagctTTAGttcaaattttgacaaaattatagTGTTGTAGCTCTAATAGAGTTTTGAAGAcaagcttttatttaatttgctTTACTTCAcgagataatatatatatatatatatatcaatcattcGATAACTCAacccttaaaaaataataataatgaaggaATTGAATCTTTTCAAAACCTAATTTTAGTTGctatgttgtttttttttaatatgctttcttacaactaaataattaaataaagaagaaaacattttattaaaaacaaataaaaagttttatgattatttatattttataggaACAACAATCATTTCACAATCAGCTATATTGCCATTGAAACTAAAATACTTGAAAACCATGACAATaatttttcacttaattaatgcCCCATTGGTTGAGATTTTTATGGCATTACtggaggaaaaaagaagaagctaaagAGACAGCCTGACTATTTGCAGATTAACCCTTGAACCATAATTTAATTTCCGAATAGGTCCTTCAATTTTTTTGTACAAAATAGTCCTAAACTATTTATTTTGTCCTATTTTGCTAAAAAAGTGTACGGTTCCAATAAGAGAGTGTCATTGTCACATTCTTATTGGTTGATATCATTTTTTAGGTTAAACCATGGTTTTTGGGTCAATGATCGAACCAATTAAGTCACCAATTCTCAATTCAACCGTTTGTtcgattttaattaaataaatgattaaatataaaaaaaattaaaaagttattaaaaattataaaatctggttcaattagtttttttttatctcgATTCATGGGTCAATTGATTCTCTCCCTTACTCCAAACCAGTGTATTGGTCGGTTTCTAGATCGGTTTTAACAACTCTGGGTCAAACTAAGCTAAAAATTGATATTTAGAATCACTTCTAACCCCCAAAAAACTTTTAAGGACAAAAATGTAAGTTTTACTACAATTTAGGGACCAATTTTCCAATAAAACCAAAAAATTCCACTACCAATGCCAACTAAGATAAGTGATAAAATATACATCAATTAAGCAATATttgcttaattaaaatatttatcaaatagaatgtttattaataatatttgttaatattatttctCATAGTTTCCACAAAatgctaattaaattaaaactctcTTCATCTTTGCAACTTGAATATATGTTCTTCACCACTTGCTTCATCAACTTCAACAATCCATTTGCTCTTACCAATACCACTCTTCTTCATGGCACATGTTCTTCCATCACTACCACCACTGCCGTGATCTCGCCTTTCACTTATAGTAGCAATTTCCATTCCTTTCCCAATGTGATATTGCTTTATTGACCTCACTAGAATTTTATCCTTCATTCCTATAACATACACCTCCCACACCTTTACCGCTCCGCAAGTTGTTTGCCACCACCACCGCCGAAGATCGACTTCAACAACTCGGGGTGATTGGGGTTCTTGCAATCTAGCAGGGCGAAATCGATGTTGTCTTAGCTTTGTAGGACATTGATGGGGTCTCCGGTTTCGAATTCTATGATGTCTATGAGGCCTGAAGCTTTGGCTTCTCTTTCGGCTTCGGCAAGTGCAGCCTTTGGGAGGATGGATACGAACCTCGACCCGGTGGCAGTGTGTTTGGTGGCCGTGGCTAATGCGATTGTGGATGGTGATGCGCCGGATGTGATCTCTACTACAAGTTTGGATTTGGTGCCAGCTGCTAAGGCTGATATGAACTCGTTGCTTCCAGGCTCTCGTACTGTTTTACATGAGCCATTTTTCTTCTTGTGGTACATGTCACACTGTAACCACAGCGAAACGCAGATATTTGCAAGGACGAATAGAGATGGCAATGACACGTGACGGGTCGATTTTTTTCGCCTCAACCTTCATTCAGTATCATCTAATTTAACTCGATTTGATtcgatttaaaattaaatattaatttatttgtattaaatttgaCTTGaagaattaaaattatattaactccAACTTGATATATTATaccttttgtttttatatttttatcaaaatagaataataatttttaatgatacTATTAATTTTTGCCTAGGCTTTAAGATATAATATTAGGTTAAATGCTGCTATTAGTtccaataattataaaaaaaatggaattacAATTTgtctataattattattattcaataaatcttttaattataagattttataattatttttgtataaatttatttacttttcagGTTTACAAGCCTGAGTTGAAGTATTATTTATGACTGACCAAGAAcatctttaattaattcattataaTCTACAATTTGGCATTAAGGCATCCGAATTTAATCAGTTATTAAATGAAAAGCAAGAACCAAGCAAATGAACCTAcaaattaaaaacactaattaTCTATGCTAGATACCTACTTTAATAGAAAGaaaattctaaagaaatttaaaggTAAGCAAATAATAGAATGAAAATCCGAGTTGAAATCAATTACAtgaaagttaaaaataatttcgataatatatttgtaaatcaaaattaaatcaattgGATTAACCGGTTAAATACGAAAGCAATGAGTTTGATTTTGTGGTTCAACTGGTTCAATTGGAAACTAACTCATCTAATTCCTGTTAACTTTTGAAGGTACGCCGAATTCGACTAAATCGTGGATCCAATGTAGCGTAGCTTATTTCCTCTTGTGTACGAGGCATGAAGATGTAATTTCTCAAttagacaaataaaaataattaaaaatttctaacattaaaatgtgaaattggattgaattgactAGAATATGGATTGAAAtagctaaatttgattatttagatcaagagtGGGAGGAAATTGAGGAAAAtagaaattaccaaaatgtccctaaaccTTGGAATTTCTActatttagccaggtaagttcgtatcaATAGAATCGAACTTTAATTATGTGAATTTACTTGTATTTGATTTGAAATAgaattataattgtttaaaatgtatgaatgaaattcGAATGCTTGATTGAGGAAATTATTGAGTAATACCGAGCCCCTTTTGAACTTAGAGAAAAtagtaggatacaagtgacatgtcactagggttaccgtatTGGTCGagctcctacatttgttgcggactcaccatagctcgtatgagcttaccattcagctcaatagagcttaccgttCATCAGCTCGGAatgagcttaccgatcatggctcgaaagagcggaaatgataatgaattgacggatttctGATAAATACACTTATAGTGTATCCCTCGatgttctaataggttcaacgggcataattaCTGTTACTGATCATATGAAAAAGCTATGTAATTATATAGATGAATTACTGTTGATATGTATAAGTTACTGTTGATACAAATAAATTTCTATTATTACTAATGAATTACAGGTTATACGAATAAAAATGAATTGATATAAATGTTATGTGATTTACATAGTATTGATGATTTATGGTGAACTAAAGTATGAAATGAAAGTTATAAGAGCTTGAGCTTGAATACTTATTGTTTTCACTTGTGATGATTCGATGAAATATGGGCATTATGGTACTAACTTATTGATGGTTTTATATGCTTAGGCAATTGGAAAAGTTGGTTGGATTGtatggaaatgatattacatgtTATATTGATGTATGAATTGGTGATATATATGTAATATGAGATATAGATGGTTTTACTAcgtatatggcacttagtgtgcaaaataccAAGTATTCGACGTTAATTCCAATGGTTCAATGGAAGAGATGATGGTATGAGAATAGAAATGACAATATGAGTCAGTACAGGTATACGTGATATGCTCGGCAAGTAAGTGATATTTGATAAATTCATATGATACATAAGTGAAAGTTGATGAATTCATATTTGAAGTACCTAGTTGTTAATGCAATAAGAATTAAATTGGAAGGAGCtgaattatatgtatttatgttGCTTTAAGTTGtgaataaattgttaaattatttataataccGATAATCATACGGCTTACTAAACTtattagcttactctgtttatttttcgtatttttttagtgatttgaaagctcgctcgggttggaagtcatcgaagatttcatcacactatccaggagttgatttggtatttttgatctctttgaaattggtaatatggcatgtataggctagttgatTATATGAGATGTATAAGTTATTTTAGCTATTGAAGCTTATATGTGTTGATGtgtttaagccatgtgatttggcttaacttggctaaatatttggttatgtatatgTGTGCTAAATATGGTATGTTTGGCATTTTGATTGATGGAATTGATTATGCAAATGGTTTGAATATGTGATGGATATGTGAATCGAAATTGCTTAAATGATAATTGGTATGTGGATGTTTATGaggttgaattattgaatagattatatgcatattttggcTTATAAGTCTTGTTGGTTTGGTATGCATTTGATGACACAAAAATGGCATGGATTTGAGATGAGTTTTAATGTAAGAATGGCATGGATTTGAGAGATGAAATGGATGTATATGAAATGGTGTAATATGTGTattgaaaaatgattaattgGTTGCTTATTTGAATGTGGTTTTGGTACCATTGGGTTGATTATAGATGCATGTGTTTTGGGTGAGGAGAATGGCTTAAAACAAGCCTGAATTTCgccccacacggttgagcacacgggcgtgtgactcgatCGTGTGTCCGCTGTAGCTTAACTaattaagtcagtgagttacattgcctagacacatgggtgtgtctactggccgtgggtggcacacgggcgtgtggtcggccgtgtgacctaagtcagtatgtatgccctgtttccacatgacttgtgacacaggcgtgtctagtggccgtgtgaggcacatgggcgtgtgaccctagtacgaaaattttcttaagttttcgtaaaacttttatatgttaccgatttagtcctgaatgtaTGTTCTAAGCTTTATATGCTCAATTTAAGCATGTTATGATATTAAATGAATGACAAATACCGAAATGAGTTGTTAATTGATAAATGTTTGTTCTGAtttgagttacaagtccggtaatgcctcttaacctattccggcaacggttacgggttaggggtgttacaggttcaaCTGGTTCAATTGAAAACTAACTCATCTAATTCCTGTTAACTTTTGAAGGTACGCCAAATTCGACTAAATCGTGGATCCAATGTAGCGTAGCTTATTTTCTCTTGTGTACGAGGCATGAAGATGTAATTTCTCAATTAggcaaataaaaataattaaaaatttctaacattaaatttcttgaaaataagattGGAAATATATGAAgtataataaatatgaaataaaaacaaacaaaaaaaaattaaaaagttgtaaaataaaaaaattcaatacatATGACTTCAAATCAGACCCTATATATAATTTCCTTCCATATTCCTTTAACTTCATTTATCGAGTTAAAAGTGGGTCCGCCATTTCCATCCAATATTTTCAAAACCTTGCCTTCCTCATTA from Gossypium hirsutum isolate 1008001.06 chromosome D12, Gossypium_hirsutum_v2.1, whole genome shotgun sequence includes these protein-coding regions:
- the LOC107945866 gene encoding cytochrome b561 and DOMON domain-containing protein At3g61750, yielding MAIPSFFVSFTKILVGFCLLCMVHKDFVVAGFEEVRVEHDTNEPLTNGSITTAGTGEDGRSELCGTDLSFLGPPYGNMSTAKMVCSPIWNTFVLRYNQREDNVMTIILSAVYTTGWVGIGFSRNGMMLGSSAMVGWFNRKGHARIKQYYLQGAHASQVIPDKGELPLNGIPPVVSLHGAMIYLAFQAKFEHRLGRQPILLAFGTRYPTGFHHLTKHDDKTAVWFDFSQASVLNIDTSQRKNHGILGLMAWGLILPAGAIVPRYLKHKDPLWYYLHAVIQFLGFILGLASVLLGIQLYQSMNADIPAHRGIGIFVLVLSILQVMAFFLRPNKDSKYRRYWNRYHLWFGRMALFFGSLNIVLGIQYAGAGDDWKIGYGFLLAITLLVVIVLETFSCMRRRRDKSNLPSNFQMNTI